One region of Peribacillus simplex genomic DNA includes:
- a CDS encoding rhomboid family protein, with product MGFKEDYLFWETIRELSAHYDYRMITVTENHQEIWLESDKNKEFPVIRLIRHDLDWANWLKRDIGRTLQNGERIRRKLYKKPISILSIYVSKFAPVDDHDFSLQVASFKKTNVNTFILTCESFHDSLQNLENVLKKPLSIQVLKENEIDEEKVLAVKKEAISESVKKAKAEQKVFQNANKPFFTYIFIAIQIAMFLLMEFNGGSTNSKTLIEFGAKYSPYIIQGEWWRFFTPMIIHIGFIHLLMNTFSLYLIGAEVERIYGNARFLFIYIFAGFAGTLGSFIMTPNLSAGASGAIFGCFGALLYFGIVYPKLFMRSMGSTVIALIIINLIYGFTVSGIDNAGHIGGLVGGFLAAGVVHLPKTRNLFRQLAFLIGTAILTYGMLQFGFKHQSRAALDDNTMAMLAQKYIDDAEEDKAEEMLFNYVDENRDAPLSLFMLGNLSLDKDEIYKARDYYEKAIESNPDLREAHYNLALVYMNLESFDKAKEQAEKAIELAPDKKSYIKLLAEIEKRL from the coding sequence TTGGGATTTAAAGAGGATTATTTGTTTTGGGAAACCATAAGGGAATTGTCGGCCCATTATGATTATCGAATGATCACTGTCACGGAAAACCATCAGGAGATTTGGCTTGAGAGCGATAAGAATAAGGAGTTTCCAGTCATCAGGCTCATTCGACATGATCTGGATTGGGCTAATTGGCTGAAACGTGATATCGGCCGAACACTGCAGAATGGGGAAAGAATCAGGAGGAAATTATACAAAAAGCCCATAAGCATACTAAGTATCTATGTTAGTAAATTTGCCCCGGTCGATGATCATGACTTTAGTTTACAGGTGGCTTCCTTTAAAAAAACGAATGTTAACACGTTTATTCTTACTTGTGAATCATTTCATGATTCGTTGCAAAACCTTGAAAATGTTTTGAAAAAACCACTTTCAATTCAAGTTCTTAAAGAAAATGAAATAGATGAGGAAAAGGTTCTCGCAGTAAAGAAAGAAGCCATCTCGGAGTCAGTCAAAAAGGCGAAGGCTGAGCAGAAAGTATTTCAAAATGCAAATAAGCCATTCTTTACATATATATTTATAGCGATACAAATAGCTATGTTCCTCTTGATGGAGTTTAATGGAGGCAGCACCAACTCCAAGACTTTGATTGAGTTTGGCGCTAAATATTCCCCTTATATCATACAAGGGGAATGGTGGCGGTTCTTTACACCGATGATCATCCATATTGGGTTCATTCATTTACTGATGAATACATTTTCATTGTATTTGATCGGTGCTGAAGTAGAAAGGATTTACGGTAATGCCAGGTTCCTTTTTATCTATATATTCGCAGGTTTCGCTGGAACTCTAGGCAGCTTCATCATGACCCCGAATCTTTCGGCAGGGGCGAGCGGCGCCATTTTTGGCTGTTTTGGGGCCCTTCTGTACTTTGGCATCGTCTATCCAAAATTATTCATGCGCTCGATGGGCTCAACGGTGATCGCGTTAATTATCATTAACCTGATATATGGTTTCACCGTTTCGGGAATTGACAATGCAGGGCATATCGGAGGGTTGGTTGGCGGGTTCTTGGCTGCTGGAGTGGTCCATCTGCCAAAAACCAGGAATCTCTTTCGGCAGCTGGCTTTTTTAATAGGAACTGCGATACTGACCTATGGCATGCTTCAATTTGGTTTTAAACATCAGAGCAGGGCAGCTTTAGATGATAATACCATGGCCATGCTAGCCCAAAAGTATATCGATGATGCAGAAGAAGATAAAGCAGAAGAGATGTTATTCAATTATGTGGATGAAAACCGAGATGCACCGCTATCGCTTTTTATGCTTGGGAATTTATCTTTAGATAAAGACGAGATATACAAAGCAAGGGATTATTATGAAAAAGCGATTGAAAGCAATCCGGATTTGCGTGAAGCGCATTACAATCTGGCCTTAGTCTACATGAATCTCGAATCATTCGACAAGGCTAAGGAGCAAGCTGAAAAGGCTATTGAGCTAGCCCCGGATAAAAAGTCATATATTAAACTGTTGGCAGAAATTGAAAAGCGATTATAA
- a CDS encoding YqgQ family protein, with product MKTYYDLQQYLKRFGTFIYIGDRLAELELMEAEIREIHRMQMMDTKDYQMAILLIRQQLSLEREKKKKK from the coding sequence ATGAAAACATATTATGATCTTCAACAATACTTGAAAAGATTCGGTACATTTATTTATATTGGTGATCGGCTAGCCGAGCTTGAACTGATGGAAGCTGAAATCAGGGAAATCCACCGTATGCAGATGATGGATACGAAAGATTATCAAATGGCAATCCTTTTAATTAGGCAGCAATTGTCTCTTGAAAGGGAAAAAAAGAAAAAAAAATGA